In a single window of the Micromonospora inositola genome:
- a CDS encoding HEAT repeat domain-containing protein → MLAQDDEAAVRAATISGLASAGGEPSHWGQLLVELADDPDPTVRQRVAVVARHLAPDAAPDILHRYASDPDQTLRRLADTELNRLTNPTTR, encoded by the coding sequence ATGCTGGCGCAAGACGATGAGGCGGCGGTACGGGCGGCCACCATTAGCGGACTCGCCAGCGCCGGCGGCGAGCCATCGCACTGGGGGCAGCTTCTTGTCGAGTTGGCGGACGACCCGGACCCTACGGTCCGGCAGCGGGTCGCGGTTGTGGCGCGACATCTCGCGCCCGACGCTGCCCCGGACATCCTCCACCGCTATGCCAGCGACCCCGACCAGACCCTGCGCCGGCTCGCCGACACCGAGCTGAACCGACTGACCAACCCCACCACCCGCTAA
- a CDS encoding SRPBCC family protein, with protein sequence MVDILHRVGVKTPTPEKVYDALTTVEGLAGWWTDDTKGSGDVGGVLEFRFPVGGFDMEVVELRPSERVAWRVVDGPEEWIGTTIDWDLRQDGDYTIVLFKHQGWKEPVEFMHHCSTKWGSFLMSLKSLVETGEGAPAPRDVQISDWH encoded by the coding sequence ATGGTGGACATTCTGCACAGGGTCGGGGTCAAGACCCCGACGCCGGAGAAGGTGTACGACGCGCTGACGACCGTCGAGGGCCTCGCCGGCTGGTGGACCGACGACACGAAGGGGAGTGGCGACGTCGGCGGTGTCCTCGAGTTCCGGTTCCCGGTCGGTGGCTTCGACATGGAGGTCGTCGAGCTACGGCCGTCCGAGCGGGTGGCGTGGCGGGTGGTCGACGGCCCCGAGGAGTGGATCGGGACCACGATCGACTGGGACCTCCGCCAGGACGGCGACTACACCATCGTGCTGTTCAAGCACCAGGGCTGGAAGGAGCCGGTGGAGTTCATGCACCACTGCAGCACCAAGTGGGGCTCGTTCCTGATGAGCCTGAAGTCGCTGGTGGAGACCGGCGAGGGTGCGCCGGCGCCGCGGGACGTGCAGATCAGCGACTGGCACTGA
- a CDS encoding family 43 glycosylhydrolase, producing the protein MSMHLTRRTLLRGGLGVAATGLILPAVGEDAWATPPPTPTDADIYGAPTTSPLVWQRADPFVTPRTDGLYYFTASVPEYDRLIVRASPTIEGLGSAAETVVWRRPASGKMGGHIWAPELHRIDGRWYLYFAAGDSDDVFRIRMYVMESIAADPRDVSGWSSPRQIITPWDSFALDATTFEHDGQRYLVWAQSEPEINVNSSLYIARMTSPFTIIGTPARIATPTKAWEVQGFRVNEGPAVITRNGRIFVTFSASATDPRYCMGLLTADARANLLDPATWSKSPDPVFTTNEQTGQYGPGHNNFTVAEDGETDLLVYHDRDYRDIVGDPLYDPNRHARVQRLYWHEDGTPLFGVPVGKGGPVLRLSPADAPSAFVRHYAYLLRVDPDVRELADSQFRFVPGPAGEGTVSIQSVNFPDRYWRVDGTSLRIDPAEDGSGFAAQASFRRLPGLANNDGISLELSDRPGVYVRHDKGALTVGKPSGSKSTFWLS; encoded by the coding sequence ATGAGCATGCACCTCACCCGACGTACTCTCCTGCGCGGCGGCCTCGGCGTGGCGGCGACTGGGCTAATCCTGCCCGCCGTCGGCGAGGATGCTTGGGCAACGCCCCCGCCCACGCCCACGGACGCCGACATCTACGGCGCCCCGACCACCAGCCCCCTCGTCTGGCAGCGGGCCGACCCGTTCGTCACGCCGCGCACCGACGGCCTCTACTACTTCACCGCTTCCGTCCCGGAGTACGACCGGCTCATCGTCCGCGCCTCGCCGACGATTGAAGGGCTGGGCAGCGCCGCGGAGACGGTGGTGTGGCGTCGTCCGGCCAGCGGGAAGATGGGCGGCCACATCTGGGCGCCGGAGCTGCACCGGATCGACGGCCGCTGGTATCTCTACTTCGCGGCCGGCGACTCCGACGACGTCTTCCGGATCCGGATGTACGTCATGGAGTCGATCGCCGCCGACCCCCGCGACGTCAGCGGCTGGTCGTCACCGCGCCAGATCATCACGCCGTGGGACAGCTTCGCGCTCGACGCCACCACCTTCGAGCACGACGGGCAGCGCTACCTCGTCTGGGCGCAGAGCGAGCCGGAGATCAACGTCAACAGCAGCCTCTACATCGCCCGGATGACCTCGCCGTTCACCATCATCGGCACACCGGCCCGGATCGCCACGCCGACGAAAGCGTGGGAGGTCCAGGGCTTCCGGGTCAACGAGGGACCGGCGGTGATCACGCGCAACGGCCGGATCTTCGTCACCTTCTCGGCCAGCGCCACCGACCCCCGCTACTGCATGGGGTTGCTCACCGCGGACGCCCGCGCCAACCTGCTCGACCCGGCCACCTGGAGCAAGAGCCCGGACCCCGTGTTCACCACAAACGAGCAGACCGGCCAGTACGGCCCGGGCCACAACAACTTCACCGTCGCCGAGGACGGCGAAACGGACTTGCTCGTCTACCACGACCGGGACTACCGGGACATCGTCGGCGACCCGCTCTACGACCCGAACCGGCACGCCCGCGTCCAGCGGCTCTACTGGCACGAGGACGGCACTCCCCTATTCGGGGTGCCGGTTGGCAAGGGCGGACCCGTCCTGCGGCTGTCGCCGGCGGACGCCCCGTCCGCGTTCGTCCGCCACTACGCGTACCTGCTGCGCGTCGACCCCGACGTGCGGGAACTCGCCGACTCCCAGTTCCGGTTCGTGCCCGGGCCGGCCGGCGAGGGCACCGTCTCGATCCAGTCGGTGAACTTCCCCGACCGCTACTGGCGGGTGGACGGCACGAGCCTCCGGATCGATCCGGCCGAGGACGGGAGCGGGTTCGCCGCGCAGGCCAGTTTCCGCAGGCTGCCGGGCCTGGCGAACAACGACGGAATCTCCCTCGAGTTGTCCGATCGGCCCGGCGTCTACGTCCGCCACGACAAGGGCGCCCTCACGGTCGGCAAGCCGTCCGGCTCGAAGTCGACGTTCTGGCTGAGCTGA
- a CDS encoding ArsR/SmtB family transcription factor, with the protein MSTAVAEKVDDDLWSAIGDPTRRRMLDLLLIEGDGTATTLSQQMPVTRQAVAKHLGVLDRVGLVRATPAGREKRYRVDDAQLARAVAQLSSVGSAWDARLQRIKRIAEAIQRTQQD; encoded by the coding sequence ATGAGCACCGCGGTGGCCGAGAAGGTCGACGACGACCTCTGGTCCGCGATCGGGGACCCGACCCGGCGCCGGATGCTCGACCTGCTGCTCATCGAGGGCGACGGCACCGCGACCACGCTGAGTCAGCAGATGCCGGTTACCCGTCAGGCGGTGGCCAAGCACCTCGGCGTCCTCGACCGGGTCGGCCTGGTCCGGGCGACGCCGGCCGGTCGGGAGAAGCGGTACCGGGTGGACGACGCCCAGCTCGCCCGCGCGGTGGCCCAGCTGTCCTCGGTCGGGTCGGCGTGGGATGCCCGGCTGCAGCGGATCAAGCGGATCGCCGAGGCGATCCAGCGCACCCAACAGGACTGA
- a CDS encoding sensor histidine kinase gives MSFRLRVLWLVILVAVSATAATAWLTLRQASQQINDSATTDRAQLDQVVGRLRTYGSQHGTWEGVPDLVQALRAQTGQRIHLVADTGDVIVDTDTQENRTARPLGTMVGFVDPRPVLNLAALPAEPAREKGVVLAIAAYRTGVLFAACLTRESVPVVASPTSTGVPQFDADLGAADVRDRQGVDEIVDGCRDAAAEPDRDRAAGADRVQDCGALTAVEPLDSCLAQAFTNQISDVAPIPARVYLGARGDPASALAAGPLLAAAAGVATVAVIGTVLLSRRVLRPIDTLTTAAQRLGRGDLAGRVPVRGNDELAELARSFNRMADSLQRGEERQRRLVADVAHELRTPLANLRGYLEALSDGVITPDQELYASLLEEAVLQQRIVDDLQDLALAEAGNLAYHRVTVDLAELLETCRTAHHARAESAGVSLRVAAEPVAVHADPDRLRQVVGNLVTNALRATAAGGSVRLVASRTDTQAIVQVVDTGSGIAADALPHVFDRFWRADAARGRRTGGSGLGLAIARQIVTDHQGTITVASEAGVGTTFTITLPLPTKGRLVTPASVC, from the coding sequence GTGAGTTTTCGGCTACGGGTGCTCTGGCTGGTCATCCTCGTCGCGGTGAGCGCGACCGCGGCGACCGCGTGGCTGACCCTGCGGCAGGCCTCGCAACAGATCAACGACTCGGCCACCACCGACCGGGCGCAACTCGACCAGGTCGTCGGCCGACTCAGGACGTACGGCAGCCAGCACGGCACCTGGGAGGGCGTGCCCGACCTGGTGCAGGCCCTGCGCGCCCAGACCGGTCAGCGGATCCACCTGGTCGCCGACACGGGTGACGTGATCGTGGACACGGACACCCAGGAGAACCGCACCGCCCGGCCGCTGGGCACGATGGTCGGGTTCGTCGACCCGCGGCCGGTATTGAATCTGGCCGCATTGCCAGCGGAGCCGGCCCGGGAGAAAGGCGTGGTCCTCGCGATCGCCGCCTACCGCACCGGCGTGCTGTTCGCGGCCTGCCTGACCCGGGAATCCGTCCCTGTTGTTGCTTCACCCACCAGCACGGGAGTTCCGCAGTTCGACGCCGACCTGGGCGCGGCCGACGTGCGCGATCGCCAGGGCGTCGACGAGATCGTCGACGGCTGTCGCGACGCCGCGGCCGAGCCGGACCGGGACCGGGCGGCCGGCGCCGACCGGGTGCAGGACTGTGGCGCCCTGACGGCGGTGGAACCACTGGATTCCTGCTTGGCCCAGGCCTTTACCAACCAGATCAGTGACGTCGCGCCGATACCCGCCCGGGTCTACCTCGGCGCTCGCGGCGATCCGGCGTCCGCGCTGGCGGCCGGTCCGCTGCTCGCCGCGGCGGCGGGCGTTGCGACGGTCGCGGTCATCGGCACCGTGCTGCTGAGCCGGCGAGTGCTGCGCCCCATCGACACGCTCACCACGGCCGCTCAGCGGCTCGGCCGGGGCGACCTCGCCGGACGGGTGCCGGTGCGGGGCAACGACGAGCTGGCGGAGTTGGCCCGGTCGTTCAACCGGATGGCCGACTCCCTGCAGCGCGGGGAGGAGCGGCAACGCCGGCTGGTCGCCGACGTCGCACATGAACTGCGCACCCCGCTGGCCAACCTGCGCGGCTATCTCGAGGCGCTCTCCGATGGCGTGATCACGCCGGACCAGGAGCTCTACGCCTCGCTGCTCGAAGAGGCGGTGCTGCAACAGCGCATCGTCGATGACCTGCAGGACCTGGCCCTGGCTGAGGCCGGCAACCTGGCGTACCACCGGGTCACCGTGGATCTGGCCGAACTCCTGGAGACCTGCCGCACCGCCCACCACGCCCGGGCGGAGTCAGCCGGGGTGTCGTTGCGCGTGGCGGCCGAGCCGGTTGCGGTACACGCCGATCCCGACCGGCTCCGCCAGGTGGTGGGCAATCTCGTCACCAACGCACTACGGGCGACCGCTGCGGGCGGCAGCGTCCGGCTGGTCGCGAGCCGCACCGACACGCAGGCGATCGTCCAGGTCGTCGACACCGGCTCGGGAATCGCAGCGGACGCGCTGCCGCATGTGTTCGACCGGTTCTGGCGGGCCGACGCCGCACGGGGCCGCCGTACCGGGGGCAGTGGCCTCGGCCTCGCCATCGCCCGGCAGATCGTCACCGATCACCAGGGCACCATCACGGTCGCGAGTGAGGCCGGCGTCGGGACGACATTCACCATCACGCTTCCCCTTCCGACTAAGGGACGTCTCGTAACCCCGGCGTCTGTCTGTTGA
- a CDS encoding SRPBCC family protein, whose product MEFGTIEREIYVEASPEIVFEVVSSPDHLKQWWPDDARYDPTPGSAGEIVFGDRDAGGAVVPFTVVEARPPRTFSFRWTHPADEVAAEGNSLLVTFDLTPSGGGTLLKMTETGFREMGWEVAVLEQQYQEHVTGWDFYLPRLAPYVATLQVRP is encoded by the coding sequence ATGGAGTTCGGAACCATCGAGCGCGAGATCTACGTCGAGGCGTCGCCCGAGATCGTCTTCGAGGTGGTGAGCAGTCCCGACCACCTCAAGCAATGGTGGCCAGACGACGCCCGGTACGACCCGACGCCCGGGTCGGCGGGGGAGATCGTCTTCGGCGACCGCGACGCCGGCGGGGCAGTGGTGCCGTTCACCGTCGTCGAGGCGCGACCGCCGCGGACGTTCTCGTTCCGGTGGACGCACCCGGCCGACGAGGTCGCGGCGGAGGGCAATTCGCTGCTGGTCACCTTCGACCTGACCCCGTCCGGCGGCGGGACGCTGCTCAAGATGACCGAGACCGGCTTCCGCGAGATGGGCTGGGAGGTCGCCGTCCTGGAGCAGCAGTACCAGGAGCACGTCACCGGCTGGGACTTCTATCTGCCGCGGCTGGCGCCGTACGTCGCGACGCTGCAGGTGCGGCCATGA
- a CDS encoding glycoside hydrolase, translated as MRRNTRRLLAAISAATMAVGGTVIAATATATPQAARAAASPTASLPAVTVRPDPSYQGQPYEGWGTRLVWFVNVTGGYPDEVREKLAEMLFGEEGLNLNIARYNIGGGNAPDVPDYLRPGGAVPGWWRAPAGTTRNDKDWWHPENPDHWNWNADQNQRWWINRIKNDVTHWEAFSNSRPYFQTVSGYVSGGFNATQDQLRIESIDEFSTYLVRVVQEVERTHGIKIDTINPFNEPNTTRTDDHGERIRHYVRDL; from the coding sequence ATGAGACGAAACACGCGGCGTCTACTCGCCGCGATCAGCGCGGCCACCATGGCGGTGGGCGGCACGGTCATCGCTGCAACGGCGACCGCCACGCCGCAGGCCGCACGGGCCGCGGCGTCGCCGACCGCGTCGCTGCCGGCTGTCACGGTACGCCCCGACCCGTCCTATCAGGGGCAGCCGTATGAAGGCTGGGGCACGAGGCTCGTCTGGTTCGTCAATGTGACCGGTGGTTACCCGGACGAGGTCCGGGAGAAGCTCGCCGAGATGCTCTTCGGCGAGGAGGGTCTGAACCTCAACATCGCCCGCTACAACATCGGCGGTGGCAACGCCCCCGACGTGCCCGACTACCTGCGCCCCGGCGGCGCCGTCCCGGGGTGGTGGCGGGCGCCCGCTGGTACCACCCGAAACGACAAGGACTGGTGGCACCCCGAGAACCCCGATCACTGGAACTGGAACGCCGACCAGAATCAGCGATGGTGGATCAACCGCATCAAGAACGACGTCACCCACTGGGAGGCCTTCAGCAACTCACGGCCGTATTTCCAGACGGTCAGCGGCTACGTCTCCGGCGGATTCAACGCGACCCAGGACCAGCTCAGGATCGAGAGCATCGACGAGTTCTCCACCTATCTGGTCCGGGTCGTTCAAGAGGTGGAGCGGACGCACGGCATCAAGATCGACACCATCAATCCCTTCAACGAGCCCAACACCACGAGGACCGACGACCACGGCGAGCGGATTCGGCACTACGTCCGTGACCTGTGA
- a CDS encoding HEAT repeat domain-containing protein, giving the protein MSALILHVGALFRRRIVVWHGVRVIDSRGALEALVRHAVELEDDYEDIVATVTALSTCGDTTLVPALQETLDRFLDEGNFYGRDLIAGVLAGIEGVAGLPVLLRASARDLGDDQDSLQAEIIELLHADRAASRCLLLEFATGDTPELRREGLWALGFVVEAQDVELLAAAATDSDPKVRSMAIGSIPDPAGDERAFGAVVLALRDPDEQVRVAAASRLGYTGRADAVAPLVALAADRAPQVRSMVAYALGRLGGDEATPALLELLDDSDGTSASAPRKPSARLAGTPR; this is encoded by the coding sequence ATGAGCGCGTTGATCTTGCACGTCGGTGCTTTGTTCCGCCGCCGGATCGTGGTGTGGCATGGTGTCCGGGTGATCGACAGTCGTGGGGCGTTGGAGGCCCTGGTCCGACATGCCGTGGAGCTTGAGGACGACTACGAGGACATCGTGGCGACCGTCACGGCATTGTCGACGTGCGGGGACACCACGTTGGTACCCGCGCTGCAGGAGACACTGGACCGGTTCCTCGACGAGGGGAACTTCTACGGTCGCGACTTGATTGCCGGTGTCCTGGCCGGCATCGAGGGTGTGGCGGGGCTGCCGGTGCTGCTGCGCGCCTCTGCGCGTGATCTCGGGGACGACCAGGACAGCTTGCAGGCCGAGATCATCGAGCTACTGCACGCGGACCGGGCGGCCAGCCGGTGCTTGCTGCTTGAGTTCGCCACGGGTGATACGCCCGAGCTGCGCCGCGAGGGGCTGTGGGCGCTTGGGTTCGTCGTCGAAGCGCAGGATGTCGAGCTGCTGGCCGCGGCCGCGACCGACTCCGACCCGAAGGTCAGGTCCATGGCGATCGGCTCGATCCCTGACCCCGCCGGCGACGAGCGGGCATTCGGTGCGGTCGTTCTGGCGTTGCGTGACCCGGACGAGCAGGTGCGGGTGGCGGCGGCGAGCCGGCTTGGCTACACCGGCCGGGCTGACGCGGTTGCGCCGCTCGTTGCCCTCGCCGCCGACCGGGCACCGCAGGTACGCTCCATGGTCGCGTACGCACTTGGGCGGCTCGGTGGGGACGAGGCGACCCCGGCCCTGCTGGAGCTGCTCGACGACTCCGACGGCACGTCCGCGAGTGCGCCGCGGAAGCCCTCGGCTCGGTTGGCGGGCACGCCGCGGTAG
- a CDS encoding beta-L-arabinofuranosidase domain-containing protein, which translates to MNTPALDRRGFLRATALAGALPLLPSLAGTAAAPASAIAAASGAALPAPAAWRLRPFALADVSLSSGLFEDKRALMLDYARGYDVNRLLQVFRVNAGLPTLGAVAPSGWEGLDGEANGNLRGHYTGHFLSMLSQAYASTGEQVFADNISTMIGALVECRQALNRSPSVRSVPGRFGTAVESQRGSYEFAQLPTTVLGGAAELTFAAWVRPSHGAAWARIFDFGNDTTRYMYLAARNQNGLPRFAITTGGAGREQGINANVALPVGEWSHVALTLADTVATLYVNGVVAGRNTAMTLGPAQLGQLRNYWLGQSLYPDPVYAGAFDDVNLWSRALTDAEVAALRTQPASAAPAGRGDLASYDLDEPDGQVLHDFSGRAQHATWLRTWGGPSHPGFLAAYPETQFITLETMTASNYFVVWAPYYTAHKILRGLLDAYLATGDLRALDLAEGMCDWMYSRLSKLPAATLQRMWGIFSSGEYGGIVEAICDLHALTGKAEHVALAKLFDLNRLIDSCAGAQDILDGLHANQHIPILTGLVRLHDETGEDRYLAAARGFWNMVVPARMYSIGGTSTGEFWRVSGRIAGTISDTNAETCCAHNMLKLSRMLFFHEQNPKYMEYYERALFNQVLGSKQDKADAEKPLTTYFIGLTPGHVRDYTPKQGTTCCEGTGMESATKYQDSVFFAAGDGSALYLNLFVASTLRWAAKGVIVEQSTAFPVEQDTRLTISGNATFDLMVRVPAWVGPGFAVAVNGKALKLDAVPRTYLRVARTWRSGDVVTISLPFTVRTEAALDDRSLQSLFYGPVNLAVRDASRSYLSVGLYRNAALSGDLLPSLTPVEGKPLHFTLDGRELAPFHEGTEDPTHVYFRRSEPIVVFGGRDSGVANPVRANGVSLLDELWSGAPYGSKTELLKKLESLTSSWVTDGLLSAGDRSTILATAKCAQFVP; encoded by the coding sequence ATGAACACTCCTGCCCTGGACCGGCGCGGCTTCCTCCGCGCCACCGCGCTGGCCGGCGCCCTGCCGCTGCTGCCGTCGCTCGCCGGGACCGCGGCGGCCCCGGCAAGCGCCATCGCTGCGGCGTCGGGTGCCGCGCTCCCCGCCCCCGCGGCGTGGCGGCTGCGCCCCTTCGCCCTCGCCGACGTCTCGCTCTCGTCCGGCCTGTTCGAGGACAAGCGCGCGCTGATGCTCGACTACGCGCGGGGCTACGACGTCAACCGGCTACTCCAGGTGTTCCGCGTCAACGCGGGACTGCCCACGCTCGGCGCGGTCGCGCCGAGCGGCTGGGAGGGCCTGGACGGCGAGGCCAACGGCAACCTGCGCGGCCACTACACCGGGCACTTCCTGTCCATGCTCAGCCAGGCGTACGCCAGCACGGGTGAGCAGGTGTTCGCCGACAACATCTCGACCATGATCGGGGCCCTTGTGGAGTGCCGGCAGGCGCTCAACCGGTCGCCCTCGGTGCGGAGTGTGCCTGGGCGGTTCGGGACGGCGGTGGAGAGCCAGCGCGGGTCGTACGAGTTCGCGCAGCTGCCCACCACGGTGCTCGGCGGCGCGGCGGAGCTGACCTTCGCGGCGTGGGTGAGGCCCAGCCACGGTGCGGCGTGGGCGCGGATCTTCGACTTCGGCAACGACACCACTCGGTACATGTACCTGGCCGCGCGGAACCAGAACGGCCTGCCCCGGTTCGCGATCACCACCGGGGGCGCCGGCCGGGAGCAGGGCATCAACGCCAACGTCGCCCTGCCGGTCGGCGAGTGGAGCCACGTCGCGCTCACCCTGGCCGACACGGTCGCCACCCTCTACGTCAACGGCGTCGTCGCCGGGCGCAACACCGCGATGACGCTCGGCCCCGCCCAGCTCGGTCAGCTCAGGAACTACTGGCTCGGCCAGTCGCTCTACCCCGACCCGGTCTACGCCGGCGCCTTCGACGACGTCAATCTCTGGTCCCGGGCCCTCACCGACGCCGAGGTGGCGGCGCTGCGGACGCAGCCCGCGTCCGCAGCGCCCGCCGGTCGGGGTGACCTCGCCTCCTACGACCTGGACGAGCCCGACGGGCAGGTGCTGCACGACTTCTCGGGGCGCGCCCAGCACGCCACCTGGCTGCGCACGTGGGGCGGGCCCAGCCACCCGGGCTTCCTCGCGGCATACCCGGAGACGCAGTTCATCACCCTCGAGACCATGACGGCGTCCAACTACTTCGTCGTCTGGGCGCCGTACTACACGGCGCACAAGATCCTGCGTGGGCTGCTCGACGCGTACCTGGCCACCGGCGACCTGCGGGCGCTCGACCTGGCCGAGGGGATGTGCGACTGGATGTACTCGCGGCTGTCGAAGTTGCCCGCCGCGACCCTGCAGCGGATGTGGGGCATCTTCTCCAGCGGCGAGTACGGCGGCATCGTCGAGGCCATCTGCGACCTGCACGCGCTCACCGGCAAGGCCGAGCACGTCGCGCTGGCCAAGCTCTTCGACCTCAACCGGCTCATCGACAGCTGCGCCGGAGCGCAGGACATCCTCGACGGGCTGCACGCCAACCAGCACATCCCCATCCTCACCGGGCTGGTACGGCTGCACGATGAGACCGGCGAGGACCGCTACCTCGCCGCGGCCAGGGGCTTCTGGAACATGGTGGTCCCCGCGCGGATGTACTCGATCGGCGGCACGAGCACCGGAGAGTTCTGGCGCGTGAGCGGCCGCATCGCGGGCACGATCAGCGACACCAACGCAGAAACCTGCTGCGCCCACAACATGCTCAAGTTGAGCCGAATGCTCTTCTTCCATGAGCAGAACCCCAAGTACATGGAGTACTACGAGCGGGCGCTGTTCAACCAGGTGCTGGGGTCCAAGCAGGACAAGGCCGACGCGGAGAAGCCGCTCACGACGTACTTCATCGGGCTCACCCCCGGGCACGTTCGCGACTACACCCCGAAGCAGGGCACGACCTGCTGCGAGGGCACGGGGATGGAAAGCGCGACAAAGTATCAGGACTCGGTCTTTTTCGCGGCCGGGGACGGGTCGGCGCTCTACCTCAACCTCTTTGTCGCCAGCACACTTCGCTGGGCGGCGAAGGGCGTGATCGTGGAGCAGTCCACCGCCTTCCCCGTCGAGCAGGACACCCGGCTGACGATCTCCGGGAACGCCACGTTCGACCTGATGGTGCGGGTGCCGGCGTGGGTCGGCCCCGGCTTCGCGGTGGCGGTCAACGGCAAGGCGCTCAAGCTCGACGCGGTGCCCCGGACGTACCTGCGGGTGGCGCGGACGTGGCGCAGCGGCGACGTCGTGACGATCTCGCTCCCCTTCACCGTGCGGACCGAGGCCGCCCTCGACGACCGGTCGCTGCAGTCACTCTTCTACGGTCCGGTCAACCTCGCGGTCCGGGACGCCAGCCGCTCGTACCTGTCGGTCGGGCTCTACCGCAACGCCGCACTCTCGGGTGATCTGCTGCCGAGCCTGACCCCGGTCGAGGGAAAGCCGCTGCACTTCACTCTCGACGGCCGCGAGCTCGCGCCGTTCCACGAGGGCACCGAGGACCCGACACACGTCTACTTCCGGCGCTCCGAACCGATCGTGGTGTTCGGCGGGCGTGACTCCGGCGTGGCGAACCCCGTACGCGCCAACGGTGTCTCCTTGCTGGACGAGCTGTGGTCGGGCGCGCCCTATGGCAGCAAGACCGAACTGCTCAAGAAGCTGGAAAGCCTAACCAGCTCCTGGGTGACCGACGGCTTGCTGTCGGCCGGTGACCGCAGCACCATCCTCGCCACAGCCAAGTGCGCGCAATTCGTGCCCTGA